One window of the Anopheles cruzii chromosome 2, idAnoCruzAS_RS32_06, whole genome shotgun sequence genome contains the following:
- the LOC128267882 gene encoding uncharacterized protein LOC128267882, which yields MYCQKLDKRFAAEGMWFLCIVILIFTTDLTLADASVFGSINNSPEDEGRATVDGVRSLDFVDTKVVPSYTDRGQSRDYGRKEGMEMEADVFSKLKHLPMHNWENNPSLSIAPSAFDIAELQRSLATVLQVLRPFELRQKPAGNGPTAANFLLHGKLVEIGPGFQGSVHEPLAKDRETVLADNAVPVGQKRAAALRSTVARRSHILPTVTGNGGGSSEDTSFMPSISVGALTNLGDFFQNLKQNLESLESKNLNHEQVKLLEGQNMISHLRKEFVEDYPKPAGSAAFLHAIRNYRPSHRIRALVSTVPELYRGTNYHDPVYMLAGLGK from the exons ATGTATTGTCAGAAGCTTGACAAACGATTCGCCGCCGAAGGGATGTGGTTTCTTTGCATTGTGATATTGATATTTACGACAG ATTTGACCCTTGCAGATGCGTCAGTtttcggcagcataaacaacaGTCCAGAAGACGAAGGACGTGCCACAGTTGATGGTGTGAGATCATTGGATTTCGTTGACACAAAAGTCGTCCCCAGTTACACCGACCGTGGGCAAAGCCGAGATTAtggcaggaaggaaggaatggaaatggaagcGGACGTTTTCAGTAAATTGAAGCATTTGCCTATGCACAACTGGGAAAACAACCCAAGCTTGTCGATCGCGCCATCGGCGTTTGACATAGCGGAGCTACAAAGGTCGCTGGCAACGGTTCTACAGGTGCTTCGTCCCTTCGAGCTTCGACAGAAGCCAGCAG GTAACGGCCCCACTGCCGCCAATTTCTTGCTCCACGGAAAGCTGGTCGAGATAGGACCCGGATTTCAGGGATCTGTGCACGAGCCGTTGGCAAAGGATCGTGAAACTGTGCTGGCGGACAACGCAGTTCCGGTTGGCCAAAAGCGAGCTGCGGCCCTGCGTTCAACCGTCGCCCGTCGTTCCCACATTCTGCCTACGGTGACCGGAAACGGCGGTGGGAGCAGCGAGGACACCAGCTTCATGCCGTCTATCAGTGTTG GAGCGCTGACGAACTTGGGAGATTTCTTTCAGAACCTCAAACAGAACCTGGAATCGTTGGAATCGAAAAACCTCAACCACGAGCAGGTGAAGCTTCTGGAGGGACAGAACATGATCAGCCATCTTCGTAAAG AGTTTGTCGAGGACTATCCAAAGCCGGCGGGCAGTGCCGCTTTCCTGCACGCAATCCGGAACTACCGACCATCGCATCGGATCCGGGCGCTGGTGTCCACCGTTCCGGAGCTCTACCGTGGAACCAACTATCACGATCCCGTCTACATGCTTGCCGGGCTCGGAAAATGA